In Triticum urartu cultivar G1812 chromosome 6, Tu2.1, whole genome shotgun sequence, the following proteins share a genomic window:
- the LOC125516603 gene encoding DNA-directed RNA polymerase V subunit 1-like, translated as MGVLGFWGRVLVRSCRSRLSAFVWSVVFAASFGLLLAGKKSGLFASFLAMEEEDQSAVLVAEGAIKSIKLSLSTEEEICAYSINDCPVTHPSQLGNPFLGLPLETGKCESCGATENGKCEGHFGFIELPVPVYHPCHVSELRQLLSMVCLKCLRIKKGKVKQKNGKENVSVTACHYCRGLPALYLKEIKTEDGAFRLELRAPPKKHMTERSWDFLDKYGGFHHGGASHCRTLLPVEVIISPCSVFKMLFVLTGDPYIGADVVGLPSEVAKRITFEEQVIVLKGPQDAKRFAVSTDSSHLSTKQWLEKMRTLFISKGSGFSSRSVLTGDPYIGADVVGLPSEVAKRITFEEQVTDININRLQEVVDKGLCLTYRDGQTTYAITVGSKGYTTLKVGQTISRRIVDGDVVFLNRPPSTHKHSLQAFTVYIHDDHTVKINPLICSPLAADFDGDCVHIYYPQSLAAKAEALELFSVEKQLTNSHNGKVNLQLANDSLLALKHMSSRTMLSKESANQLAMLLSLSLPPPAVVKSKPCWTIAQIMQSALPAELTCEGDRFLVRDSTVIRLDIDKESVQASFSDLVSSILAVKGPGDALKFLNALQPLLMEFLLLDGFSVSLQDFSVPKPLLEEAQECIKKQSLVLEQSRCSSSQSVETRVDNNLKDVKQQIADFVVKSSRLGLLIDPKSDSSVSKVVQQLAFVGPQLYREGKFYSRCLVDDCFSSFVNRHPPIEDGVQHPPEAYGLVRSAYFHGLNPYEELVHSICTRETIVRSSRGLTEPGTLFKSLMAILRDVVICYDGTVRNICSNSIMQLKYKEEDDTDFPSAIAPGEPVGVLAATAISNPAYKAVLDSSQSNNTSWELMKEILKTKVSYKNDAKDRKVILFLNDCSCPKKFCKEKAAIAVQGCLKRVTLEDCATDICIEYKKQVSLDAISEATPAFVGHIHLEKAHLEKINVSTDEILQKCQEVSGKHANKKGTLGHLFKKITFSTCECSFAQKPGDGKVPCLQFSFSEDIPMLSDSVEKAVNVLADSLCGVLLEIIIKGDPRVQEAKLTWVGSDATSWVKHTKKISKGEPAVEIIVEKKEAMQNGDAWRIAMDACIPVMNLIDTQRSIPYGIQQVRELLGISCSFDQVVQRLSKTMKTVAKGILKDHLVLVANSMTCTGNLNGFHNGGYRATFRSLKVQVPFTEATLLTPMKCFEKAAEKCHSDSLGSVVSSCSWGKHAALGTGSSFQILWNENQLKSNKEYGDGLYDFLALVRTDQEKAAYTFLDDVDYLVEDNAMDDICLSPEMDGIHGMPTFEDDPEQQNTEKDSSWENGTTAGASWEQNANAGNDSGNWGGGSTVENDSTDWAGWGTGPANDKKIVSGEPAEPDTWADQGAKKDTEGGWNNAAAAVDTGAAKPAEQDKSCWNAPPAVENDSSGWGGWGTGNAKDKNIASEGSAEVDTWADQSGKRDTDGGGASWDKMKVKDHNMQQDQWGHVPTQNVDAQDDPWGSVAGVAQPSTAKHIDAQNDSWGSMAAKAQTYARDDSWGSVAAKTSTAEPMDTKNDSWGSVAAKASITEPMDAGNGSWGSVAAKAQTSTAQQESWGNVSASPSDNAWGAAPVSQGPDNSDAKQPDSWDGWGSAAPVSQGDSSDAKQPDSWDGWGSAQADDSSTDKWKTNASGNNKGWKADGWEAKENRRDQRDNPGRPPMRPPVERPPRPRYELPAEAKKVLQEIEPIVTMVRKIFRESSDGIRLPLEDEKFIIEKVLEHHPEKEKKVSGEIDHIMVNKHHVFQDSRCFYVVSSDGTQTDFSYIKCMDNYVRKNHEEHAELICEMHFKKRNRDRPPTVDGGAAPATEAGASQPAPGEDLEAALPGPPPGTPPPSAITQQETPASPAAAPEDDLPLPPPPPLTQHEEDGTPEDDLPLPPPPPLPQQEAGAPGSAPEAGAVDDKWAGGGDDKWAGGPDDKWV; from the exons ATGGGGGTTCTTGGGTTTTGGGGGCGGGTTTTGGTCCGTTCATGCCGTTCGCGTCTCTCCGCGTTTGTATGGAGTGTGGTTTTCGCGGCGAGTTTTGGGTTGCTTTTGGCAGGGAAAAAGTCGGGTCTTTTCGCGTCGTTCCT AGCGATGGAGGAGGAGGACCAATCGGCAGTGCTGGTCGCCGAAGGTGCCATCAAGAGCATAAAGCTTAGCCTATCCACTGAGGAGGAGATA TGTGCCTACTCTATAAATGACTGTCCTGTTACTCATCCTAGTCAGCTTGGGAACCCTTTCCTTGGCTTACCACTGGAAACAGGCAAATGCGAGTCATGTGGTGCCACGGAAAACGGCAAATGCGAAG GGCATTTCGGGTTCATTGAGCTGCCTGTACCTGTATATCACCCGTGTCATGTCAGTGAGCTTAGGCAACTACTGAGCATGGTATGTCTGAAGTGCCTTCGTATCAAGAAAGGAAAG GTTAAACAGaagaatggaaaggaaaatgtgtcgGTAACGGCATGTCACTACTGTCGG GGTCTCCCGGCACTATATTTGAAGGAAATCAAGACAGAAGATGGTGCATTTCGTTTAGAGTTGAGAGCACCCCCAAAGAAACATATGACAGAACGCTCTTGGGACTTCCTTGACAAATATGGGGGGTTTCACCATGGTGGAGCCTCTCACTGTAGGACATTGCTTCCAGTAGAGGTAATAATTTCACCTTGTTCTGTTTTCAAGATGTTATT TGTACTTACTGGAGACCCGTATATTGGAGCAGATGTAGTTGGACTGCCTTCtgaagtggcaaaaagaattacttttgaagAACAGGTTATTGTTTTGAAGGGTCCTCAAGACGCAAAGAGATTTGCAGTTAGCACAGATTCATCTCATTTGTCAACAAAGCAATGGCTCGAAAAgatgagaacactttttatcagCAAAGGATCAGGATTTTCATCACGCAGTGTACTTACTGGAGACCCGTATATTGGAGCAGATGTAGTTGGACTGCCTTCtgaagtggcaaaaagaattacttttgaagaacaggttacagatatcaacataaatagattGCAAGAGGTTGTTGACAAGGGGTTGTGTTTGACTTATAGAGATGGTCAAACAACATATGCAATCACTGTAGGATCAAAAGGATATACCACTCTTAAAGTGGGTCAAACGATCAGTAGAAGAATTGTTGATGGTGATGTTGTGTTCCTTAACAGGCCACCTAGTACTCACAAGCATTCTCTCCAGGCATTTACTGTATACATCCATGATGATCATACTGTCAAAATCAACCCCCTTATATGCTCTCCTCTTGCAGCAGATTTTGATGGTGATTGTGTGCATATTTATTATCCTCAGTCACTTGCTGCTAAAGCGGAAGCATTGGAACTTTTCAGCGTGGAGAAGCAACTGACTAATTCACACAACGGAAAAGTAAATCTCCAGCTAGCGAATGACAGCTTGCTTGCTCTGAAGCACATGTCTTCTAGAACCATGTTAAGCAAAGAATCAGCAAACCAGCTGGCAATGCTCCTGTCGCTTTCTCTTCCTCCCCCTGCTGTGGTCAAGTCTAAGCCATGCTGGACAATCGCACAAATAATGCAAAGTGCGTTGCCAGCAGAATTGACATGTGAAGGGGATAGATTCCTAGTTAGGGACAGCACTGTCATAAGACTGGATATTGACAAAGAATCCGTTCAGGCCTCGTTTTCGGACTTGGTGTCCTCCATTCTTGCTGTCAAGGGACCAGGAGATGCGCTCAAGTTTTTGAATGCGCTGCAACCCCTTCTGATGGAATTCTTGCTTCTGGATGGCTTTAGTGTAAGCCTGCAAGATTTTAGTGTACCCAAGCCTTTGTTGGAAGAAGCACAGGAGTGTATTAAAAAGCAGTCTCTTGTACTGGAGCAGTCAAGGTGCTCGAGTAGCCAGTCTGTGGAAACAAGAGTTGACAACAATCTGAAGGACGTCAAACAACAAATTGCAGATTTTGTCGTGAAATCCTCTCGTCTTGGTCTTCTCATTGACCCAAAGAGTGACTCTTCAGTGTCAAAAGTTGTTCAACAGCTTGCTTTTGTTGGTCCGCAGCTCTACCGCGAGGGGAAGTTCTATTCAAGGTGTCTGGTGGACGATTGCTTCTCAAGTTTTGTCAATAGACACCCACCGATTGAAGATGGAGTTCAACACCCACCAGAGGCGTATGGTCTTGTGCGAAGTGCATATTTTCATGGTCTCAATCCTTATGAGGAGCTAGTACATTCTATATGTACAAGAGAAACTATTGTCCGCTCCTCAAGAGGGTTGACAGAACCAGGAACTCTGTTCAAGAGTCTAATGGCCATCTTGCGAGACGTAGTTATATGCTATGATGGAACTGTGAGAAACATCTGCAGCAATTCAATCATGCAGCTGAAGTacaaagaagaagatgacacAGATTTTCCAAGTGCTATAGCTCCTGGAGAACCGGTGGGTGTCTTAGCTGCCACTGCTATCTCCAACCCCGCTTATAAGGCTGTCTTGGACTCTTCTCAGAGTAATAATACTTCATGGGAGTTGATGAAG GAAATACTTAAGACAAAAGTTAGCTATAAAAATGATGCGAAGGATCGAAAAGTTATCCTGTTCCTGAATGACTGCTCTTGCCCCAAGAAATTTTGCAAAGAGAAGGCTGCTATTGCAGTGCAGGGTTGCCTAAAGAGAGTCACACTAGAGGATTGTGCCACTGACATCTGCATCGA GTATAAGAAACAAGTTAGTTTAGATGCAATTTCAGAAGCCACGCCAGCATTTGTTGGCCATATTCATCTTGAAAAG GCACATTTAGAAAAGATAAACGTTAGCACTGATGAGATTCTTCAGAAATGCCAAGAAGTTTCTGGGAAACATGCCAATAAGAAAGGAACTCTTGGTCACCTGTTTAAAAAGATTACTTTCTCTACTTG TGAATGTTCATTTGCGCAGAAGCCGGGTGATGGGAAGGTTCCATGTTTGCAGTTCTCTTTTTCTGAGGACATCCCTATGTTATCTGATTCCGTTGAGAAAGCAGTGAATGTGTTAGCTGATTCTCTCTGTGGTGTGCTTCTGGAGATAATCATAAAAG GTGATCCTCGAGTTCAAGAGGCTAAACTTACGTGGGTTGGGTCTGATGCAACGTCTTGGGTTAAACATACAAAGAAGATATCAAAGGGTGAGCCTGCAGTAGAAATTATTGTTGAGAAAAAGGAAGCTATGCAGAACGGTGATGCATGGAGAATTGCCATGGATGCATGTATACCAGTCATGAACCTCATTGACACACAAAGGTCAATACCTTATGGTATTCAGCAAGTGCGAGAACTTCTTGGCATATCATGCTCCTTTGATCAAGTTGTTCAG CGCCTTTCGAAAACCATGAAGACGGTTGCTAAAGGAATTCTGAAGGACCATTTGGTTCTTGTGGCAAACAGCATGACATGCACTGGGAACTTGAATGGGTTCCACAATGGTGGTTACAGGGCGACCTTTCGTTCATTAAAAGTTCAAGTACCTTTTACAGAGGCCACCTTGCTT ACCCCTATGAAATGCTTCGAGAAGGCTGCCGAGAAATGCCATTCTGATTCATTGGGTTCTGTGGTCTCATCCTGTTCGTGGGGCAAGCATGCAGCACTTGGTACTGGGTCATCTTTTCAGATTCTTTGGAACGAAAATCAG CTGAAAAGCAACAAGGAATACGGTGATGGCCTGTATGATTTCCTGGCCTTGGTGAGGACCGACCAAGAAAAGGCTGCTTACACATTcttggatgatgtggactaccttgttgaagacaacgcaatggatgatatttgcttatcaccggaaatggatgggatccatggtatgcccacttttgaagatgatcctgaacagcAAAATACTGAGAAGGACAGCTCATGGGAAAATGGCACAACGGcgggtgcaagctgggaacaaaatgcaaatgctgggaatgattctggtaactggggaGGAGGCTCAACAGTGGAGAATGATTCCACTGATTGGGCAGGCTGGGGCACTGGACCTGCAAATGACAAAAAGATTGTATCCGGAGAACCAGCTGAACCCGACACTTGGGCTGACCAGGGTGCTAAAAAGGATACGGAAGGAGGCTGGAATAATGCAGCTGCAGCTGTTGACACAGGAGCTGCAAAACCAGCAGAGCAAGACAAGTCATGTTGGAATGCGCCCCCAGCAGTGGAGAATGATTCCTCTGGTTGGGGAGGGTGGGGCACTGGAAACGCAAAGGACAAAAATATTGCATCTGAAGGATCAGCTGAAGTCGATACTTGGGCCGATCAGAGTGGTAAAAGGGATACTGATGGAGGTGGTGCTAGCTGGGACAAAATGAAAGTGAAGGATCACAATATGCAGCAAGACCAATGGGGTCATGTGCCAACCCAGAATGTTGATGCACAGGATGATCCATGGGGGAGTGTAGCAGGTGTGGCTCAACCTTCTACCGCAAAGCATATTGATGCACAGAATGATTCCTGGGGGAGCATGGCAGCGAAAGCTCAAACTTATGCAAGGGATGATTCCTGGGGAAGTGTGGCAGCTAAAACTTCCACTGCAGAGCCTATGGACACAAAGAATGATTCCTGGGGAAGTGTGGCAGCTAAAGCTTCTATCACAGAGCCTATGGACGCAGGGAATGGTTCCTGGGGGAGTGTGGCAGCGAAGGCTCAGACTTCTACTGCACAGCAGGAGTCCTGGGGTAATGTGTCTGCTTCACCATCAGATAATGCGTGGGGTGCTGCTCCAGTTTCCCAGGGACCTGATAACTCGGATGCAAAGCAGCCAGATTCTTGGGATGGTTGGGGTTCTGCTGCTCCAGTTTCCCAGGGAGATAGTTCAGATGCAAAGCAGCCAGATTCTTGGGATGGCTGGGGTTCTGCTCAAGCCGATGACTCGAGTACTGATAAATGGAAGACCAATGCTTCTGGCAACAACAAAGGCTGGAAAGCAGATGGATGGGAGGCCAAAGAAAACCGGAGGGACCAAAGAGACAATCCAGGCAGGCCCCCAATGAGACCTCCTGTTGAGAGGCCACCAAGACCACGGTACGAACTGCCAGCTGAGGCGAAAAAGGTTCTACAAGAAATTGAACCCATTGTAACAATGGTCAGAAAGATCTTCCGTGAATCAAG TGATGGCATAAGGCTTCCCCTGGAGGATGAAAAGTTTATCATAGAAAAAGTTCTGGAGCACCACCCTGAAAAGGAAAAGAAGGTGTCTGGTGAAATTGATCATATAATG